In Chlorocebus sabaeus isolate Y175 chromosome 5, mChlSab1.0.hap1, whole genome shotgun sequence, one genomic interval encodes:
- the CPNE7 gene encoding copine-7 isoform X4, whose product MTRTSSASPTPSWSSSGSTTTRACSWCTGRRSLSAPRIPGPWAPPEPAPPGPQVVKNNLNPVWEPFKVSLSSLCSCEETRPLKCLVWDYDSRGKHDFIGEFTTTFEEMQKAFREGQAQWDCVNPKYKQKRRSYKNSGAVVLADLKFHRVYSFLDYIMGGCQIHFTVAIDFTASNGDPRNSCSLHYINPYQPNEYLKALVSVGEICQDYDSDKRFSALGFGARIPPKYEVSHDFAINFNPEDDECEGIQGVVEAYQNCLPRVQLYGPTNVAPIISKVARVAAAEERTGEASQYYILLILTDGVVTDMADTREAIVRASRLPMSIIIVGVGNADFTDMQVLDGDDGVLRSPRGEPALRDIVQFVPFRELKNQDMHTTHVKFYTARHQTCVKTDTTFYAVKHACYRYVKLCGESRFTDTLGLCWGSVGGAWAGGGLACHVSTFCVRAWGTGMTHVQPRVASILSKACLAPGEPLVGVSPPGSRGCNPGVEMDDLHLEGPRCNRAVLPPGVPCGAGQVRAGRGPEAGGGVLQPQRPGPERPGRPCWRGQRRLHPVKTWRAWGGAVSSGSVEPWSPAPLGSLKLPPTSQKPPVPARPHSQSSWDPAGLGPGPGPPRPKGDKIQASMPGPA is encoded by the exons ATGACAAG GACCTCTTCAGCAAGTCCGACCCCTTCCTGGAGCTCTTCCGGGTCAACGACGACCAGGGCTTGCAGCTGGTGTACAGGACGGAG GTCTCTGTCCGCCCCAAGGATCCCAGGGCCCTGGGCCCCCCCTGAGCCAGCCCCTCCCGGCCCACAGGTGGTGAAGAACAACCTGAACCCTGTATGGGAGCCCTTCAAAGTCTCGCTGAGCTCCCTCTGCAGCTGTGAGGAGACAAGGCCTCTGAAG TGCCTGGTCTGGGATTACGACTCTCGAGGAAAACATGACTTCATCGGAGAATTTACTACCACCTTCGAGGAGATGCAGAAGGCCTTCAGGGAGGGACAG GCCCAGTGGGACTGTGTGAATCCCAAATACAAGCAGAAGAGACGCAGTTACAAGAACTCGGGGGCCGTCGTCCTGGCTGACCTGAAG TTCCACAGGGTGTACTCCTTCCTGGACTACATCATGGGCGGCTGCCAGATCCACTTCACC GTGGCCATTGACTTCACCGCCTCCAACGGAGACCCGCGGAACAGCTGCTCCCTGCATTACATCAACCCTTACCAGCCCAATGAGTACCTGAAGGCGCTGGTGTCCGTGGGCGAGATCTGCCAGGACTATGACAG CGACAAGAGGTTTTCCGCTTTGGGGTTTGGAGCCCGGATCCCGCCCAAGTATGAG GTGTCCCATGACTTTGCCATCAATTTCAACCCTGAGGATGATGAGTGTGAAG GCATCCAGGGCGTGGTGGAGGCCTACCAGAACTGTCTGCCCAGGGTCCAGCTCTACGGCCCCACCAACGTGGCGCCCATCATCTCCAAGGTGGCACGCGTGGCGGCGGCCGAGGAACGCACTGGGGAAGCCTCT CAATACTACATCCTGCTGATCCTGACGGACGGCGTGGTGACCGACATGGCCGACACGCGGGAGGCCATTGTGCGCGCCTCACGCCTGCCCATGTCCATCATCATCGTGGGCGTGGGCAACGCCGACTTCACCGACATGCAGGTCCTGGACGGCGATGACGGCGTCCTGCGCTCCCCGCGGGGTGAGCCCGCGCTCCGGGACATCGTCCAGTTTGTGCCCTTCCGGGAGCTCAAAAAC CAAGACATGCACACAACACACGTGAAGTTCTACACAGCAAGACATCAGACATGCGTGAAGACAGACACGACATTCTACGCAGTGAAACATGCATGTTACAGATACGTGAAGCTCTGCGGTGAGTCACGTTTTACAGACACACTTGGGCTTTGCTGGGGAAgtgtgggtggggcctgggccGGAGGTGGCCTCGCCTGCCACGTCAGCACTTTTTGTGTCCGTGCTTGGGGGACTGGAATGACCCACGTGCAACCTCGTGTGGCCAGCATCCTCAGCAAGGCTTGCCTGGCCCCAGGTGAGCCTCTGGTGGGGGTGTCACCACCTGGTTCTAGAGGATGTAACCCAGGTGTGGAGATGGACGATCTCCATCTCGAAGGTCCCAGATGTAACCGAGCTGTCCTGCCTCCAGGCGTCCCCTGCGGCGCTGGCCAAGTGCGTGCTGGCCGAGGTCCCGAAGCAGGTGGTGGAGTACTACAGCCACAGAGGCCTGGCCCCGAGAGGCCTGGACGTCCCTGCTGGAGAGGCCAGCGCAGGCTGCACCCCGTGAAGACGTGGAGGGCGTGGGGAGGGGCAGTGAGCAGTGGGTCCGTGGAGCCTTGGTCTCCAGCACCTTTGGGGTCTCTTAAGCTCCCTCCGACCTCCCAGAAGCCTCCAGTCCCCGCCAGGCCCCACTCCCAGTCCTCCTGGGATCCTGCTGGCTTGGGCCCGGGTCCGGGGCCCCCGAGGCCGAAGGGTGATAAAATACaggcctccatgcctggccctgcctgA